The sequence TGGACAGGTTGAGTTCTCATTGCTTCCAGGGTGAATTCAACCCTATTTTCCGGCAGCTGCTTGGCCCGGCATTGTATCACATGGATGGGATCGAGTCTCCAAGGGGGCAAAGAATTGGGGAAAATGGGAGCTTCCAATACGGGTCGGGCCCCATTCGTGGAAGGAGCAGGCTCAGTGGAGACAAAGGGTCGGGCAAGATGAAGAATGCACTGCTTGAAGAATTCAAGATTGGTGGGAGAAATGGGGAGAAAGAGGTTGATGACAACAGTGGCAACGCCAGCGGCAATTGTTCGAGCCCCTCATTCAGTCCAACCTCGCATAAGAATAGAGGGCTCTATTCTGGGGAATTGAATTGCCATCAAAAGGCCAAGAAAGTTTGGAAGAAGCAAGTTTGGGTGATTCTTTCGCTCGATTTGATTGCCTGTGCAATCTTGTTTGTTGTCTGGTTGTGGGTTTGCAGCGGTCTAAAATGCATGGAGAGCTGAAATAGCTTGGTTGGTTTTCAAGAAATACTTATGGGGTGATTGCTTATACTTGTGCTTCAGCTGGTAATTTATAATATGTTGGCTGAGTTTCTTTATTGACATGAAAAGCATCCATTTCCTGTTATAGTGCAGGATAAGCTGTTAGATACACGCTCTGTGGTTTCCCTTGTATATTTGTTGTGATTGTTGTGCTTCAAACTTGTGTATACAAACTCGTTTTTTATAGGATTCCCTGCATAGCAGCCTGTTTATGGAGGTTTTTGTCGATGGAGTGGGTTGAACGTGTGCTAAGTTGCTGAGCTCTATTGCTTTGTGAGTGATGGTGTGCTTGCTTGAATCTTAGCCTCGTGTTTGATCTAGTGGAAAACCAACATGAACTtgaatctctgtgttattttgCCGGTTTGGTTGTGACTGTGAGATGAAACACTAACTGAGTTGCAGGATCCGAATAGTATTTGTGCTTCTCGAGTCTTGTATAAATTGAGTTTTCTGCTTGTTGGTTTCTGACGTGATATGTTTTTGGGTCACATGTTCCTGTTTCTGGTTCGTGTTGATCTTGTATCTGTATCTGTATCTGTATCGCGCCACAACTTCTTAAGCATAAATAAATGTGACTGGTAATGTTCATTGCTCCATCTGTTTCTGATCTTTTGTAGTGAGATTACAGCAATGTACTTATGCTTATTGGATAACTTATTGTGAGTTGTTTCAgtggtgaataaatatattGTAATCTGGGATGTAAATGAGTCTAATCGAACTGAACATGCTATGGTCTTTGAGCTTGTTCAAACTTGTTtgatatgtttaattaattgcTCTCAACGATCTATTAACGAACCTATTAATGAACCAATGATTACAACTCTTGAGCATAAAATTCCATTGTTGGAAGCGAAATAAAATGAGCAGAAATTTGGGAACGGAACCTACACGATATGAAGTTCATTTTCTTTTACAATTCAAAACCTCATTAATGGCATCTTGTTTCAATATCATAACTGGTATACCTACACCCATGTTATGTAccagaagaaaagaaaaagcaaCAATCTGTTTCCTTCTGACCGGCTTCCatatataaattcaaataaagcTTTGAACAAACACATTAGAAggaaaaaagagagaagaaaagCACATACCGATACTAGATTTAAActggaaagaaaaaagaaccgTATAATTGCTACAAAATTATGAGAACATAAAAAGACAGCCGTAACATTTAATCAACGACGAGATAACTACCAAATCGAATTTTAATCAGCTATATGTAGCAAGATGGAATATCTCCTACCCTCTATACTCATTAGTTACAGCTACTATACAGTACAATACagtaataataagaaaaaactGAAACTTGGACAAGAAAATTTGTCACATATAATTGTAGTAGTGATTGCACGGATGCGGGGCAACAAGCAAGCATTATCAGCCGCATGGAGTGAGCTTCTTATTGCCTGCTCCGCGAGGGTTGTCGTCTTTCCAGTCATCCCAGGCCCTTGCCTTATCTTGGGCAGCATCATCATCCTCGTCACCATCATCCTCACTTGGCCTCTGTAGCCTGTTATCCGTATGCCACGACGTGTTGGCTTCTTCAATGAACTTCTTGGTATCTTCTTGCCACTTATTCATAATCTCCATCTCCTTTAAACCAGCTTCCTCTATGCTCATGGTTGGTAATCTGGcaattaaacaaaatttcagAGATCTCAGTCTCCTTCATGCAAACACAGCAGTTTTCCATCCTTTTGATTGTCAGTTAACTAACATACCTGTAGTGAGGCTGGAAAACTTTAGCTGCGATTCTCTCCCTCTCACTTGTCGGGTTTTTCGCCACAAGGCTTGCAGGTCCAAATAGCATTGGCTGATGCTTGTGTTCATGAGCCTGTGAAACCGCCGCTCTACCCTCAATCACATCTTGAGCAAAAGTAGCACATGTGATTGGAGTTGCAGGTTTAGTAAATCGAGACCTTGTTGCTGCATCACGATGCCAGGCTTCTGCTTTTTCAGCACGCTCATCAAGAATGGACTGTGCAAGCTCATTATTCCCTTCCTGCAGAAGAAGATAAAGTAAAACCACAAAAGATAAGTTGCATTCAAACGTATTTCCTAATGATTTGCATATGCTACAAAAAGATAACATATACGAAGCTGCATGTCGCAGTTTGATGCTGTCATCTTTTTGGAAGCAATTGAACTGACCAAAAATACCAGAGGCAGAATTTATAAACGCATTGCAAGGAAGATGCATTTGAATATTGCTGCAACAAACTATTTCAACACTTCTGGGATCTAGATCAATAACTGCaacttctcaaatcaaaagtaGCTCCACTTCACAAGTTGATACCTTTGATTGTCTTTCCCTGACAGAAAGGAGcatctcttcttctttcttcaacATTTCCAGTAGATCAAACGCCTGTAATATCAAGTATCAAAAACTGATTATTAACACTGGTGGAGATGGGGAAGTTTAAGCCTACACACAGAACTAGTGCATACTGACGATGCTGGAATTCCAGACTAACCTTACAGAGTGCCAAGGAGATGGTGGTCAGCCATGCCTGAGGTGAAAATCATTATATCAGGAAATTTAAACAACTGAGACAGAAGAAAGACGAAAGCAGACCAGAAATACATCAATAATGTCTACAACCCTTGATATTTAGCATCCCTAACATTGTTTAGTTAGAAATTTGTATTTCACAAAAGAGTAAAAAGTTGGATATTTGACAATAATACAGAAGAACTCATAAGATAACTGACCTCCCTCTCCTCCTccccatcatcatcatcaaaatcCTCTTCTCCGGACTCAACAGGAGTAGACAATGCAGACGCCCTAGTTGAACGCCCCCGCCGTTCCTTACGCTCCCTTATTTCAAGCAATTTTGACTCAGCAGCTTTCTGACGCTTGAAGCGTGCAATCTGAGTACCAGAATACAGTTAGATACTCCACATTATTGCCATGGCGCCGACAGATAATCAATCTAGTTTAGTACAATAAGACATACAACATCATAGTGCTGTTTCCAAAAGACATTTACTTACAACAAGTAAATAGTAGAATATCAAGAAATCCTCCagcttaaaaatattgagtTATACACATTAAAGGTGAACTTGAATAAATATCTAAACCTACCTTCTGAGCTCTCCTATCAGCAAATGTATTGCCTGTAGCTTGGACAAATGATTCTAGCTCCTCTTTTGGGACAAGTTCCATTGCCTCACAAAAGGAGAAAAATTCCTGATAGCAAGGCAAAGCCAAATCCAACATCATTACAACATGAATAACTTTACTGAGCCATATCCAGATAGGAACAAAAACCAGAAATGCAGCGCCGGAAAGATCCTTGATTGTGATCTCGTAAAAAATGAGTACCTTCAGCTTGGCTTGTGAAACTTTTAGAATTTGAATCCTGTCTTCCTCAGCAATTTTCTCAGTTAGCTCACCAAGATAATAAGGAACCTGTATAAAAAAATCACCAATTATTTAACAGACAAACATAAATTTCCTTCGACATGGAAACTTAACCCACGAGAACAAAAATACATCCATACTATAGCATAGCAAACTATAAACCAAAGATAGAGGAAATCAGCTTAACATATCAGAATGAGTTATGATTTGTTTAAATTTAGCTTtcttaaaatttaatgaaaactGCGCTATAATAAATCTACCTATAATCCATGTTTTCAGGTagttaacaataataatatgatTCTGACATTTTGGgcatcaaataacaaaataattatgtTAAATCATTAATAAGATACTTACTGatgcaaaaaaaatataagcaaGTACCACTTACGAGAATATATTTGAGGTTGGCGGTACTGATATCATCTTTCGTCTCATTAGCCGAAAACAACCCTAATTTCCCGATCATTTCCTCGCATTTCCTCAACAATTCGCAACCTTTATTCACCGTATCCTATTCATCAAAAGTTAACACAGTAAGCTCATCTAGATCGAGATCCAAAGCATGTGAATACATTACACGGAAACACCAATGAACGGAAACCTGATCGACAGAAGAATCGGAGGCGGCTTGGTGAATTTTCCGAGCCTGCTCGAAAATACGGGGAAGAGACAATTCGTCCACATTTAATTCCACCATCGCTGCACAATTTGGAAACCCTAGGAATTCAAAGTTTGAGCCAAATCAAAAACTAGAAGGCGCCTATGGTAATGGATATGAGA comes from Salvia miltiorrhiza cultivar Shanhuang (shh) chromosome 3, IMPLAD_Smil_shh, whole genome shotgun sequence and encodes:
- the LOC131014724 gene encoding phytolongin Phyl2.2, whose amino-acid sequence is MNSDPGLIYYCCIAKGTTILTEFNSKDAELGEIAAKCLENTPPFHATFSHTVRSKTYSFMIDEPFAYFVITDEKLEKSEGFAFLESVRDAFVKDFNGVNKLDRLSSHCFQGEFNPIFRQLLGPALYHMDGIESPRGQRIGENGSFQYGSGPIRGRSRLSGDKGSGKMKNALLEEFKIGGRNGEKEVDDNSGNASGNCSSPSFSPTSHKNRGLYSGELNCHQKAKKVWKKQVWVILSLDLIACAILFVVWLWVCSGLKCMES
- the LOC131014704 gene encoding PP2A regulatory subunit TAP46 — translated: MVELNVDELSLPRIFEQARKIHQAASDSSVDQDTVNKGCELLRKCEEMIGKLGLFSANETKDDISTANLKYILVPYYLGELTEKIAEEDRIQILKVSQAKLKEFFSFCEAMELVPKEELESFVQATGNTFADRRAQKIARFKRQKAAESKLLEIRERKERRGRSTRASALSTPVESGEEDFDDDDGEEEREAWLTTISLALCKAFDLLEMLKKEEEMLLSVRERQSKEGNNELAQSILDERAEKAEAWHRDAATRSRFTKPATPITCATFAQDVIEGRAAVSQAHEHKHQPMLFGPASLVAKNPTSERERIAAKVFQPHYRLPTMSIEEAGLKEMEIMNKWQEDTKKFIEEANTSWHTDNRLQRPSEDDGDEDDDAAQDKARAWDDWKDDNPRGAGNKKLTPCG